A genomic segment from Oncorhynchus clarkii lewisi isolate Uvic-CL-2024 chromosome 12, UVic_Ocla_1.0, whole genome shotgun sequence encodes:
- the LOC139422154 gene encoding interferon alpha-7-like translates to MTLQTVTWMSAFLCLAQVCSVPMPCQLQGQLVRITHNLLRDMGGNFPLECLQENVFVAFPATAFATSGAPQLSSSGAMAIYETLKNIDTLFGADDLPTKWDQQKLENFQNIVYRQIEESKCMMGSVDTSDYLIRTEGLKTYFGNIAAVLKEKNFSYCAWEVVRKELLYSLQFILEHNSDSLLWANRT, encoded by the exons ATGACACTTCAGACTGTCACTTGGATGAGCGCATTCCTCTGCCTCGCGCAAGTTTGCTCCGTGCCCATGCCTTGCCAGCTACAAGGACAGCTGGTGCGAATAACCCACAACCTACTGAGAGACATG GGGGGTAATTTTCCTCTGGAGTGCCTGCAGGAGAATGTCTTCGTGGCATTCCCAGCCACCGCATTTGCAACCTCCGGTGCGCCACAG TTGAGCAGCAGTGGTGCTATGGCTATTTATGAGACATTGAAGAACATCGACACATTGTTTGGAGCTGACGACCTGCCTACTAAGTGGGACCAACAGAAGTTGGAGAATTTTCAGAATATTGTATACCGCCAGATTGAAGAGAGCAAATGT ATGATGGGCAGTGTGGATACAAGTGATTATCTCATCAGGACAGAAGGACTGAAGACGTACTTTGGGAACATTGCAGCAGTCCTAAAAGAAAAG AATTTCAGTTACTGCGCCTGGGAAGTGGTTCGAAAAGAGCTCCTGTACAGCCTACAGTTCATTCTGGAACACAACTCTGATAGCCTTCTGTGGGCCAACAGAACATGA
- the LOC139422155 gene encoding interferon a3-like, producing MAVLKWLSICLTLFCQGTAASKPCRWTQFRLGKLNDVSIDLLSDMGGLFPLMCAEENVEQMFPEDLYKNTEGEDVSVVALEAMRYVDQLYNNSLTSVTWNKTKLNMFQNVIYRQVQNLELCVVGGVWESSGDGGSVTLKTYFNKLNTVLKEKEHSACAWEIVRKEIRENLVQFKKFIDSRVKP from the exons ATGGCTGTATTGAAATGGTTGAGCATTTGCCTGACTCTGTTCTGCCAAGGCACAGCAGCATCAAAACCTTGCAGGTGGACGCAGTTTAGGTTGGGGAAGCTGAACGATGTGAGCATAGACCTGCTCTCAGATATG GGTGGACTCTTTCCACTTATGTGTGCAGAAGAAAACGTCGAACAAATGTTTCCAGAGGATCTTTACAAGAACACAGAG GGTGAGGACGTCTCTGTGGTTGCATTGGAGGCTATGCGATATGTGGACCAATTATATAACAACAGTCTGACGTCTGTCACTTGGAACAAAACAAAACTTAACATGTTCCAAAACGTCATATATCGTCAAGTTCAAAACTTAGAGTTATGT GTTGTAGGCGGTGTTTGGGAATCCTCTGGAGATGGAGGGTCGGTTACCctgaaaacatatttcaacaaGCTGAACACGGTCTTGAAAGAGAAG GAACACAGCGCATGCGCATGGGAGATTGTGCGAAAGGAGATTCGCGAAAACTtggtgcagttcaagaaattCATTGACAGCAGAGTCAAGCCGTGA